The Ornithodoros turicata isolate Travis chromosome 7, ASM3712646v1, whole genome shotgun sequence genome includes a region encoding these proteins:
- the LOC135399871 gene encoding uncharacterized protein LOC135399871 isoform X2 — MPRCVFCFFDPHDIMDDEPLEENSPSSPDISPATLHAHVERSHPYVDISFLPFFQTDSAFRGIVKAFVLLASVHDQGVEDLRQYLMNHLHNIIAILRAQRIPFRFCICSDVLMMKENRGDVTAHIAHFMALAREVHSDGAIANTLMDVIQESTGRIENYQREGSGFVSTDVQKVQLCISAVKTKKFGCNGVLPTNLAKRRNVLTNVPLPERKEGECFKYNTLALLHPQERNRWKKYENYATEYWWPSHFPVSFSDLDEFENQNKISVYVYAYVDQGVHVSRPPKLEWEKKIHLLEVDEHFFGIKSLERLLTTRSNHFVCERCTRSFVKEESMAKHRRLCTDVNEILLEFCEPGKNFVEFTKIQYMQLYNYVVALDTESVLAPSGVGMQRHITSSFCAVLVRTHDSKVMRIRTHHGEDAAKQCVKALMEMRDEMIALNACPAAMVLSDEQQAKHRAATHCAYCKREFAKDLPRVRHHDHSKHCTAGETNYIATLCNPCNVACTTREKLPIMVHNLSYDLAGLLREFHVLGWKRPPFIVASSMEKIRSFEIGTFLFRDTMQYLNSSLGELVETVKSMGGAEAFQCLKQVFGDDYKILLRKGVFPYSYLSSFAVYDELSLPEKSAFRNDLTGEDVSDEDYQYAVHVFEHFGCSSLRDYNTLYLKTDALLHADIMQHFRRLCYSARGLELLHCVSLASYSWQCALNYTNAKLELITDEEMYRTIESGVRGGLCQASRRHLRANNPLCSGYDPDKEEVYISYIDCNNLYGFSMIKHLPVGDFEWVEDFSSVDFMRHPTDSEVGYVYVCDLEYPKSIHALTRYFPLAPEKAVVPKEWLSPFQQGLLEELMYQPANSKKLLLTCKDKVEYVVHYALLALYCRLGMRVTKIHRILKFRQAPFLRPYIEDNVARRVASSTTFEKNFYKLSNNAVFGRTLLNKFNMRDIRVAFDEETASRLGSRAECVRMEILSPDCVMYEMRKRKVRCDFPLQIGFTILELSKLTMYSFYYETLLSKLTCPVITCYFDTDSLILGLFCKDYEDQLRAIADDHLDLSSFDQDHPLYSEKNHGRLGAFKSETGSVPIEEVICLKAKMYSIKLAGEKQIARAKGVKKNIVRKHLLHETYCDTLFNHTSVSNEQVSIVGKKQCMYTIRNVKRSLMAYDDKRYLCNDIESYPFGSCEYDVQEEN, encoded by the exons gaggacttgcgacaatatttaatgaaccacctccacaacataattgctattttgcgagcacaaagaataccctttaggttttgcatttgttctgacgttctaatgatgaaagaaaatcgaggggatgtaaccgcacacatagctcattttatggcgcttgctcgcgaagtccacagcgacggagctattgcaaatactttgatggatgtgattcaggagtctaccgggcgcattgaaaattaccagcgcgagggtagtgggtttgtatccactgacgtccaaaaagttcaactgtgtatttccgctgtgaaaactaaaaaattcgggtgcaatggggtacttcccacgaatctggctaaacgcagaaacgtgttaacgaatgtccctttaccagagcgtaaggagggcgagtgctttaaatacaatacacttgccctcttgcacccgcaggaaaggaaccgatggaaaaaatatgaaaattatgcaacagagtactggtggcctagtcacttccctgtatcCTTCTCTGATCTTGACGAATTTGAAAACCAAAACAAGATTTCCGTctacgtgtacgcgtacgtcgatcagggagtacatgtgtcgcgacccccaaaactagaatgggaaaagaaaattcacttgttGGAAGtagatgagcatttttttggaattaagtccctcgaacgcttgttgacaacaagaagtaaccatttcgtatgcgaacgctgtacacgctctttcgtgaaggaagagagcatggcgaaacatcgacgcctttgcacggacgtgaacgaaatcctgttggaattttgcgagccgggaaaaaattttgtagagtttactaaaatacagtacatgcagctgtacaactacgtcgttgcgttggacactgagagcgtactcgcacccagtggtgttggcatgcaacgtcacattacctctagcttctgtgctgtgctcgtgcgtacccacgactcaaaggtgatgcgtATTAGAACACACCACggggaagatgcggcaaagcagtgtgtgaaggcgctcatggaaatgcgtgatgaaatgattgccttgaacgcctgccccgctgcGATGGTGCTGAGCGATGAACAACAAgccaagcacagagctgccacccactgtgcatactgtaaacgggaattcgcgaaagacctacctcgtgtccggcatcatgatcattcgaagcattgtactgcgggtgagacaaattatatcgcgacactgtgcaacccctgtaacgtcgcgtgcactaccagagaaaaattgccgatcatggtccacaatttgtcttatgatttggctggactgttacgggaatttcacgttctcgggtggaagcgacctcccttcattgtggccagctccatggaaaaaattcgttcgttcgaaattggtaccttcctcttcagagataccatgcagtacctaaattcatcacttggggagcttgtggaaaccgtgaaatccatggggggtgcagaggcgttccaatgcttgaagcaggtatttggagacgactacaaaattttgcttcgtaaaggtgtgttcccttacagttaccttagttcttttgcagtgtacgacgagttgagtctcccagaaaaatccgcttttcgaaatgatctaactggggaagatgtaagcgatgaggactaccagtacgctgtgcatgtatttgaacattttgggtgctcgagtttacgggattataacacattgtacctgaaaacggatgccctcttacatgcagacataatgcagcacttccgacgcctgtgctacagcgcacgcggattggaattgcttcattgcgtttctctggcatcctattcgtggcaatgcgcgttaaattatacgaatgcaaaattggaattgattaccgatgaggaaatgtacagaaccatcgaatcgggcgttagaggcgggctctgtcaggcgagcaggcgtcatttgcgtgccaataaccctctgtgtagcggctatgatcctgataaagaggaggtgtacatatcatacatcgattgcaacaatctttacggatttagtatgataaagcacctccctgtcggtgatttcgaatgggtcgaggattttagctccgtggattttatgcgtcaccccacggattcggaggtggggtatgtgtacgtatgtgacttggagtatccaaaatctatccacgctctaacaaggtacttccccctggctcccgagaaggcagtcgtcccaaaggaatggctctcgccattccagcaagggcttctcgaagaattaatgtaccagcctgctaacagcaaaaagctgttgctcacgtgcaaggacaaggtcgagtacgtcgttcattacgcgttgctcgcactctattgtagattgggcatgagggtgacgaaaattcaccgaattctaaaatttcgccaggcaccattcctgcgtccctacatcgaggacaatgttgccagacgcgttgcctcgagcacgacgttcgaaaaaaatttctataaactctcaaataatgcggtattcgggagaacgcttttaaataaatttaacatgcgggacattcgagtagccttcgatgaggagacggcgagtcgcctcgggagtcgggcggaatgcgtgaggatggaaattttgtccccggattgtgtaatgtacgaaatgcgcaaaagaaaagtgcgatgcgatttcccgctccagattgggtttacgattttggaactgagtaaattaaccatgtactcattctactacgaaaccctcttgagtaagctcacttgtccagtgattacctgttactttgacacggattctctgatcctcggcctattctgcaaggactacgaagatcagttacgagcgatcgccgacgaccacttagatttgtcttccttcgaccaGGATCATCCACtatacagtgaaaagaatcatgggagacttggggctttcaaaagcgaaactggtagtgtacctatcgaagaagtaatatgcttgaaagctaaaatgtactccatcaaactagctggagaaaagcaaattgcaagagctaaaggggtaaagaaaaatattgtacgcaagcacctcctccatgagacatactgTGATACCTTATTCAAccacacgagcgtatcgaatgagcaagtgtcaatagttggaaagaaacagtgcatgtacaccatcagaaacgtcaaaagaagtctgatggcatatgacgacaagcgatacctctgcaatgacatcgaatcctaccctttcggaagctgtgaatatg atgtgcaggaagagaactga
- the LOC135399871 gene encoding uncharacterized protein LOC135399871 isoform X1 produces MPRCVFCFFDPHDIMDDEPLEENSPSSPDISPATLHAHVERSHPYVDISFLPFFQTDSAFRGIVKAFVLLASVHDQGVEDLRQYLMNHLHNIIAILRAQRIPFRFCICSDVLMMKENRGDVTAHIAHFMALAREVHSDGAIANTLMDVIQESTGRIENYQREGSGFVSTDVQKVQLCISAVKTKKFGCNGVLPTNLAKRRNVLTNVPLPERKEGECFKYNTLALLHPQERNRWKKYENYATEYWWPSHFPVSFSDLDEFENQNKISVYVYAYVDQGVHVSRPPKLEWEKKIHLLEVDEHFFGIKSLERLLTTRSNHFVCERCTRSFVKEESMAKHRRLCTDVNEILLEFCEPGKNFVEFTKIQYMQLYNYVVALDTESVLAPSGVGMQRHITSSFCAVLVRTHDSKVMRIRTHHGEDAAKQCVKALMEMRDEMIALNACPAAMVLSDEQQAKHRAATHCAYCKREFAKDLPRVRHHDHSKHCTAGETNYIATLCNPCNVACTTREKLPIMVHNLSYDLAGLLREFHVLGWKRPPFIVASSMEKIRSFEIGTFLFRDTMQYLNSSLGELVETVKSMGGAEAFQCLKQVFGDDYKILLRKGVFPYSYLSSFAVYDELSLPEKSAFRNDLTGEDVSDEDYQYAVHVFEHFGCSSLRDYNTLYLKTDALLHADIMQHFRRLCYSARGLELLHCVSLASYSWQCALNYTNAKLELITDEEMYRTIESGVRGGLCQASRRHLRANNPLCSGYDPDKEEVYISYIDCNNLYGFSMIKHLPVGDFEWVEDFSSVDFMRHPTDSEVGYVYVCDLEYPKSIHALTRYFPLAPEKAVVPKEWLSPFQQGLLEELMYQPANSKKLLLTCKDKVEYVVHYALLALYCRLGMRVTKIHRILKFRQAPFLRPYIEDNVARRVASSTTFEKNFYKLSNNAVFGRTLLNKFNMRDIRVAFDEETASRLGSRAECVRMEILSPDCVMYEMRKRKVRCDFPLQIGFTILELSKLTMYSFYYETLLSKLTCPVITCYFDTDSLILGLFCKDYEDQLRAIADDHLDLSSFDQDHPLYSEKNHGRLGAFKSETGSVPIEEVICLKAKMYSIKLAGEKQIARAKGVKKNIVRKHLLHETYCDTLFNHTSVSNEQVSIVGKKQCMYTIRNVKRSLMAYDDKRYLCNDIESYPFGSCEYEDVQEEN; encoded by the exons gaggacttgcgacaatatttaatgaaccacctccacaacataattgctattttgcgagcacaaagaataccctttaggttttgcatttgttctgacgttctaatgatgaaagaaaatcgaggggatgtaaccgcacacatagctcattttatggcgcttgctcgcgaagtccacagcgacggagctattgcaaatactttgatggatgtgattcaggagtctaccgggcgcattgaaaattaccagcgcgagggtagtgggtttgtatccactgacgtccaaaaagttcaactgtgtatttccgctgtgaaaactaaaaaattcgggtgcaatggggtacttcccacgaatctggctaaacgcagaaacgtgttaacgaatgtccctttaccagagcgtaaggagggcgagtgctttaaatacaatacacttgccctcttgcacccgcaggaaaggaaccgatggaaaaaatatgaaaattatgcaacagagtactggtggcctagtcacttccctgtatcCTTCTCTGATCTTGACGAATTTGAAAACCAAAACAAGATTTCCGTctacgtgtacgcgtacgtcgatcagggagtacatgtgtcgcgacccccaaaactagaatgggaaaagaaaattcacttgttGGAAGtagatgagcatttttttggaattaagtccctcgaacgcttgttgacaacaagaagtaaccatttcgtatgcgaacgctgtacacgctctttcgtgaaggaagagagcatggcgaaacatcgacgcctttgcacggacgtgaacgaaatcctgttggaattttgcgagccgggaaaaaattttgtagagtttactaaaatacagtacatgcagctgtacaactacgtcgttgcgttggacactgagagcgtactcgcacccagtggtgttggcatgcaacgtcacattacctctagcttctgtgctgtgctcgtgcgtacccacgactcaaaggtgatgcgtATTAGAACACACCACggggaagatgcggcaaagcagtgtgtgaaggcgctcatggaaatgcgtgatgaaatgattgccttgaacgcctgccccgctgcGATGGTGCTGAGCGATGAACAACAAgccaagcacagagctgccacccactgtgcatactgtaaacgggaattcgcgaaagacctacctcgtgtccggcatcatgatcattcgaagcattgtactgcgggtgagacaaattatatcgcgacactgtgcaacccctgtaacgtcgcgtgcactaccagagaaaaattgccgatcatggtccacaatttgtcttatgatttggctggactgttacgggaatttcacgttctcgggtggaagcgacctcccttcattgtggccagctccatggaaaaaattcgttcgttcgaaattggtaccttcctcttcagagataccatgcagtacctaaattcatcacttggggagcttgtggaaaccgtgaaatccatggggggtgcagaggcgttccaatgcttgaagcaggtatttggagacgactacaaaattttgcttcgtaaaggtgtgttcccttacagttaccttagttcttttgcagtgtacgacgagttgagtctcccagaaaaatccgcttttcgaaatgatctaactggggaagatgtaagcgatgaggactaccagtacgctgtgcatgtatttgaacattttgggtgctcgagtttacgggattataacacattgtacctgaaaacggatgccctcttacatgcagacataatgcagcacttccgacgcctgtgctacagcgcacgcggattggaattgcttcattgcgtttctctggcatcctattcgtggcaatgcgcgttaaattatacgaatgcaaaattggaattgattaccgatgaggaaatgtacagaaccatcgaatcgggcgttagaggcgggctctgtcaggcgagcaggcgtcatttgcgtgccaataaccctctgtgtagcggctatgatcctgataaagaggaggtgtacatatcatacatcgattgcaacaatctttacggatttagtatgataaagcacctccctgtcggtgatttcgaatgggtcgaggattttagctccgtggattttatgcgtcaccccacggattcggaggtggggtatgtgtacgtatgtgacttggagtatccaaaatctatccacgctctaacaaggtacttccccctggctcccgagaaggcagtcgtcccaaaggaatggctctcgccattccagcaagggcttctcgaagaattaatgtaccagcctgctaacagcaaaaagctgttgctcacgtgcaaggacaaggtcgagtacgtcgttcattacgcgttgctcgcactctattgtagattgggcatgagggtgacgaaaattcaccgaattctaaaatttcgccaggcaccattcctgcgtccctacatcgaggacaatgttgccagacgcgttgcctcgagcacgacgttcgaaaaaaatttctataaactctcaaataatgcggtattcgggagaacgcttttaaataaatttaacatgcgggacattcgagtagccttcgatgaggagacggcgagtcgcctcgggagtcgggcggaatgcgtgaggatggaaattttgtccccggattgtgtaatgtacgaaatgcgcaaaagaaaagtgcgatgcgatttcccgctccagattgggtttacgattttggaactgagtaaattaaccatgtactcattctactacgaaaccctcttgagtaagctcacttgtccagtgattacctgttactttgacacggattctctgatcctcggcctattctgcaaggactacgaagatcagttacgagcgatcgccgacgaccacttagatttgtcttccttcgaccaGGATCATCCACtatacagtgaaaagaatcatgggagacttggggctttcaaaagcgaaactggtagtgtacctatcgaagaagtaatatgcttgaaagctaaaatgtactccatcaaactagctggagaaaagcaaattgcaagagctaaaggggtaaagaaaaatattgtacgcaagcacctcctccatgagacatactgTGATACCTTATTCAAccacacgagcgtatcgaatgagcaagtgtcaatagttggaaagaaacagtgcatgtacaccatcagaaacgtcaaaagaagtctgatggcatatgacgacaagcgatacctctgcaatgacatcgaatcctaccctttcggaagctgtgaatatg aagatgtgcaggaagagaactga